One window of the Arthrobacter sp. D5-1 genome contains the following:
- a CDS encoding pyridoxal phosphate-dependent aminotransferase, with amino-acid sequence MPELATHVRDVPVNQIREITEAAWATPGAIVLSIGEPGFALPRHVLDAGIACLDRDETNYTPNAGIPALREAFAARFREQQHVQIGAERVYVVDGAQQGLHFAMSLLLAPGDEILIPNPGYPTFAMTSRLLHAVPVQYPLYPKNDFQPHIEDIEALITPRTKVLMLNSPSNPLGAVISEDATRHLVELAVRHDLWIISDECYEAFTFDVPHVSPARYDSDVPGEARVFTSLTLSKTYGLTGLRIGALICPPGLEQKMNNVMESIVSCVASPSQYAALAALTGPQDYVSHARDHYRSNRDAASAVLSGKGIPYLGAQGAFYLWADVSHVTNGDVRTWVRKFLADAGVSFAPGTAFGSIGEGWIRIALCGGQQDLLDGVSRLPAKV; translated from the coding sequence ATGCCTGAGCTTGCCACACATGTCCGCGACGTCCCCGTGAACCAGATCCGGGAAATCACCGAAGCCGCCTGGGCAACCCCCGGAGCGATCGTCCTCAGCATCGGCGAGCCGGGCTTTGCACTGCCGCGGCACGTCCTGGACGCCGGCATTGCCTGCCTGGACCGGGATGAGACCAATTACACACCGAACGCCGGGATTCCCGCGCTCCGTGAAGCCTTCGCAGCGCGCTTCCGCGAACAGCAGCACGTGCAGATCGGCGCGGAGCGGGTCTATGTGGTGGACGGCGCGCAGCAGGGCCTGCACTTCGCCATGAGCCTCCTGCTCGCTCCGGGCGACGAGATCCTCATTCCCAACCCCGGGTACCCCACGTTCGCCATGACCAGCCGCCTCCTGCACGCAGTGCCGGTCCAGTACCCGCTGTACCCCAAGAACGACTTCCAGCCCCACATCGAGGACATTGAAGCACTCATCACACCACGGACCAAGGTGCTGATGTTGAACTCCCCCTCCAACCCTTTGGGCGCGGTCATCAGTGAAGACGCCACGCGCCATCTCGTGGAGCTGGCAGTGCGGCATGACCTCTGGATCATTTCGGACGAGTGCTATGAGGCCTTCACGTTCGATGTGCCACATGTCAGCCCGGCCCGCTACGACAGCGACGTTCCCGGTGAAGCCCGCGTTTTCACCTCCCTGACGCTGTCCAAGACCTACGGCCTCACAGGCCTGCGCATCGGTGCCTTGATCTGCCCTCCAGGACTGGAGCAGAAGATGAACAACGTCATGGAATCGATCGTGTCCTGCGTCGCATCACCTTCCCAGTACGCCGCCTTGGCCGCACTCACGGGGCCGCAGGACTATGTTTCCCACGCCCGCGACCACTACCGGAGCAACCGGGATGCGGCCTCAGCGGTGTTGTCGGGGAAGGGAATTCCGTATTTGGGAGCACAGGGGGCGTTCTATTTGTGGGCCGACGTCTCCCATGTCACCAACGGGGATGTCCGCACCTGGGTGCGAAAGTTCCTCGCTGATGCCGGTGTGTCCTTCGCGCCGGGAACGGCATTCGGCTCAATCGGTGAAGGATGGATCAGGATTGCCCTCTGTGGTGGGCAGCAGGACCTGCTCGACGGCGTCAGCCGGCTCCCAGCCAAGGTCTAG
- the infB gene encoding translation initiation factor IF-2 translates to MAKVRVHELAKELGITSKDAVTKLQELGEFVRSASSTIEAPVVKKLRDAYPGAGAAKAAAPAAAPAATRPAASRPAAPAPGPAAPKAPAPAPAAPAPAASAPAAPAAPAPAAPAAPAASTPVSAKPGARPAPKAETPAPARQGGQAPRPGGPRPGNNPFATSQGMPRGRGGDGDRPPRPGNNPFAPSQGMPRGERRNDGERPGGPRPAAGAGGPRPAAGTGGPRPGAPRPGAPRPGAPRPAGGPGAGNRPTPGMMPNRTERPAPGGAGRPGGAGRPGGGPGRPGGAPGAGTGGGAPAGGGFGKGGRGRGGTQGAFGKGGAGRGKQRKSKRAKRQELEQMSAPSLGGVSVPRGDGETIIRLRRGSSITDFAEKIDANPASLVTVLFHLGEMATATQSLDEDTFGLLGAELGYKLQVVSPEDEERELLDQFDINIQDELDAEGDDVLEARAPVVTVMGHVDHGKTRLLDAIRNSNVVAGEHGGITQHIGAYQISHVHEGTARDITFIDTPGHEAFTAMRARGAKVTDIAILVVAADDGVMPQTVEALNHAQAANVPIVVAVNKIDKEGANPDKVKGQLTEYGLVPEEYGGDTMFVEVSARQNLNIDELIDAVLLTADAALDLRANPDKDARGIAIEANLDKGRGAVATVLVQSGTLAVGDTIVAGTAHGRVRAMFDENGEALDVALPSRPVQVLGLSNVPRAGDTFLVTPDERTARQIAEKREAADRNAALAKRRKRISLEDFDQAVAEGKIDTLNLILKGDVSGAVEALEDALLKIDVGDDDVQLRVIHRGVGAITQNDVNLATVDNAIIIGFNVKPAERVAELADREGVDMRFYSVIYAAIDDIEMALKGMLKPEYEEVQLGTAEVREVFRSSKFGNIAGSIVRTGIIRRNSKARVSRDGKVIGDNLTVETLKRFKDDATEVRTDFECGIGLGSFNDITEGDIIETFEMREKPRV, encoded by the coding sequence GTGGCCAAGGTCCGCGTACATGAGCTCGCCAAAGAGCTCGGTATTACTTCCAAAGATGCAGTAACCAAACTGCAGGAATTGGGCGAATTCGTTCGCTCCGCCTCGTCAACCATCGAGGCCCCAGTCGTGAAGAAACTTCGCGACGCCTACCCGGGTGCCGGCGCTGCCAAGGCCGCCGCTCCCGCTGCCGCTCCCGCGGCAACCCGTCCCGCAGCATCCCGTCCGGCAGCACCGGCTCCGGGCCCCGCAGCACCGAAGGCTCCGGCCCCGGCACCTGCAGCCCCCGCTCCGGCAGCTTCGGCTCCGGCAGCACCGGCGGCTCCCGCTCCGGCAGCACCCGCGGCTCCTGCCGCGTCCACCCCGGTGTCGGCCAAGCCCGGCGCCCGTCCTGCTCCCAAGGCAGAGACGCCGGCTCCGGCACGTCAAGGTGGCCAGGCTCCCCGTCCCGGCGGTCCCCGTCCGGGCAACAACCCGTTTGCTACCTCCCAGGGCATGCCCCGGGGCCGTGGTGGCGACGGAGATCGTCCGCCCCGTCCGGGTAACAACCCGTTTGCACCGTCCCAGGGCATGCCCCGGGGCGAACGCCGCAACGATGGCGAACGCCCCGGTGGTCCCCGTCCCGCTGCCGGCGCAGGCGGTCCCCGTCCTGCAGCAGGCACCGGTGGTCCCCGTCCGGGCGCTCCGCGTCCGGGTGCACCCCGTCCGGGCGCTCCGCGTCCCGCTGGCGGTCCCGGTGCCGGAAACCGTCCTACTCCGGGCATGATGCCCAACCGCACTGAGCGTCCGGCTCCCGGTGGCGCAGGCCGTCCGGGTGGCGCAGGCCGTCCCGGTGGCGGCCCCGGTCGTCCCGGTGGCGCGCCCGGTGCAGGTACCGGTGGCGGCGCTCCCGCCGGCGGTGGCTTCGGCAAGGGTGGCCGCGGCCGCGGTGGCACCCAGGGTGCCTTCGGCAAGGGTGGCGCCGGTCGTGGCAAGCAGCGTAAGTCGAAGCGTGCAAAGCGCCAGGAACTGGAGCAGATGAGTGCTCCGTCGCTGGGCGGCGTATCGGTACCCCGCGGTGATGGCGAAACCATCATCCGGCTTCGTCGTGGCTCGTCCATCACGGACTTTGCCGAGAAGATTGATGCGAACCCCGCATCGCTGGTGACCGTGCTGTTCCACCTCGGTGAAATGGCAACGGCTACGCAGTCCCTCGACGAAGACACCTTTGGCCTGCTTGGCGCCGAACTTGGCTACAAGCTCCAGGTTGTTTCCCCCGAGGATGAAGAGCGCGAGCTGCTGGATCAGTTCGACATCAACATCCAGGATGAACTCGACGCCGAAGGCGACGACGTTCTCGAGGCCCGCGCCCCGGTTGTCACCGTCATGGGTCACGTTGACCACGGTAAGACCCGCCTGTTGGATGCCATCCGCAACTCGAACGTTGTGGCCGGCGAGCACGGTGGCATCACCCAGCACATCGGTGCCTACCAGATCAGCCACGTCCACGAGGGCACTGCCCGCGACATCACCTTCATTGACACCCCCGGTCACGAGGCCTTCACGGCCATGCGTGCACGTGGTGCCAAGGTCACCGATATCGCCATCCTGGTTGTCGCAGCCGACGACGGCGTGATGCCGCAGACGGTGGAAGCGCTCAACCACGCCCAGGCAGCCAATGTGCCGATCGTCGTCGCGGTGAACAAGATCGACAAGGAAGGCGCCAACCCTGACAAGGTCAAGGGCCAGCTGACCGAGTACGGCTTGGTTCCGGAAGAGTACGGTGGCGACACTATGTTCGTTGAGGTCTCTGCACGCCAGAACCTCAATATTGACGAACTGATCGACGCCGTCCTGCTCACGGCCGATGCGGCACTGGATCTGCGCGCCAACCCGGACAAGGACGCTCGAGGCATTGCCATCGAAGCGAACCTGGACAAGGGCCGCGGTGCTGTTGCTACCGTCCTGGTCCAGTCCGGAACCTTGGCCGTGGGCGACACGATCGTGGCCGGTACGGCTCACGGCCGCGTCCGTGCCATGTTCGACGAGAACGGCGAGGCACTCGATGTCGCACTGCCGTCCCGTCCGGTGCAGGTCCTCGGCCTGTCCAACGTGCCGCGTGCAGGTGACACCTTCCTGGTGACCCCTGACGAGCGTACGGCCCGCCAGATCGCTGAGAAGCGTGAAGCTGCCGACCGCAACGCCGCACTGGCCAAGCGTCGCAAGCGCATCAGCCTGGAGGACTTCGACCAGGCCGTTGCAGAAGGCAAGATCGACACCCTCAACCTCATCCTCAAGGGTGACGTTTCCGGTGCCGTGGAAGCCCTCGAAGACGCCTTGCTCAAGATCGACGTCGGAGATGACGACGTTCAGCTGCGTGTCATTCACCGCGGTGTGGGTGCCATCACGCAGAACGACGTCAACCTCGCTACGGTGGACAACGCCATCATCATCGGCTTCAACGTCAAGCCGGCCGAGCGCGTTGCTGAACTTGCTGACCGTGAAGGCGTGGACATGCGCTTCTACTCGGTCATCTACGCAGCAATCGATGACATTGAGATGGCTCTCAAGGGCATGCTCAAGCCGGAGTACGAAGAAGTCCAGCTCGGCACTGCCGAGGTCCGCGAAGTCTTCCGTTCCTCCAAGTTCGGCAACATCGCAGGCTCGATCGTCCGCACGGGCATCATCCGCCGTAACAGCAAGGCACGTGTCAGCCGCGACGGCAAGGTCATCGGTGACAACCTCACCGTTGAGACGCTCAAGCGCTTCAAGGATGACGCCACCGAAGTCCGTACCGACTTCGAGTGTGGTATCGGTCTTGGCTCCTTCAACGACATCACTGAAGGCGACATCATCGAGACCTTCGAAATGCGCGAAAAGCCGCGCGTCTAG
- a CDS encoding nucleoside deaminase encodes MSAHTAQQRDEYLNRAIHLAVQNVSDGGGPFGAVVVTPDGTVHEGVNRVTRDHDPTAHAEVVAIRRAASAAQRFDLTGSVLYASCEPCPLCLSAALWARIGHVYFAADRHGAARAGFDDAVFYEYFAGARPGLLPVEHAALPASGDPFEAWLNHSRRTAY; translated from the coding sequence ATGTCGGCGCACACTGCTCAGCAACGTGATGAATATCTGAACCGTGCCATCCACCTGGCGGTGCAGAACGTTTCCGACGGCGGCGGTCCTTTCGGCGCCGTTGTGGTCACCCCGGACGGGACTGTCCATGAAGGTGTCAACAGGGTCACCCGCGACCATGACCCCACAGCCCATGCAGAAGTCGTGGCGATCCGCCGGGCCGCTTCCGCGGCGCAACGGTTCGACCTCACGGGATCGGTTCTCTACGCCAGTTGTGAGCCGTGCCCCTTGTGTTTATCGGCCGCGCTCTGGGCCAGGATCGGCCATGTCTACTTCGCGGCGGACAGGCATGGTGCCGCCCGGGCTGGGTTTGATGACGCCGTGTTCTACGAATATTTCGCCGGTGCCAGGCCTGGGCTGCTGCCGGTAGAGCACGCTGCATTGCCCGCGTCAGGTGACCCCTTCGAGGCCTGGCTCAACCACTCCCGCCGGACCGCCTACTGA
- the truB gene encoding tRNA pseudouridine(55) synthase TruB yields MLSGLVIVDKPQGWTSHDVVGRMRRLAGTRKVGHAGTLDPMATGVLVLGINKATRLLTYIVGTSKTYTATIRLGETTITDDAEGEVTESRTAAEVTDDAIAAGVAALTGLIQQVPSSVSAIKVNGERSYARVRSGEEVKLAARPVTIHRFDVHSITRIDGGRVVDVDVTVECSSGTYIRALARDLGNGLGVGGHLTALRRTQVGPYTLDQARTLEELAEELNVLEMSLAARALMPNRELSEEETTEISFGRRIAAGPGAGTSTAATAENPAAAFAPSGELVALLADAGSFAKPVLVFAPGTGSGTGQGQ; encoded by the coding sequence GTGCTTTCTGGACTGGTAATCGTTGACAAACCGCAGGGATGGACCAGCCATGATGTGGTTGGCCGGATGCGGCGGCTGGCAGGTACCCGGAAAGTGGGGCATGCGGGAACGCTGGATCCCATGGCCACCGGCGTGCTGGTACTCGGCATCAACAAGGCCACGCGCCTGTTGACCTACATCGTGGGCACTTCCAAGACCTACACCGCCACCATCAGGTTGGGCGAAACCACCATCACCGATGACGCTGAGGGCGAAGTCACAGAATCCCGCACGGCCGCGGAGGTCACCGATGACGCCATCGCCGCCGGGGTTGCCGCGCTGACAGGACTCATCCAGCAGGTTCCCAGCAGCGTCAGCGCCATCAAAGTCAACGGCGAACGTTCCTACGCCCGCGTCCGCTCCGGCGAGGAAGTCAAGCTCGCCGCCCGCCCGGTCACCATTCACCGCTTTGATGTCCACTCCATAACCAGGATCGACGGCGGCAGGGTAGTTGACGTTGATGTCACCGTGGAATGTTCTTCCGGCACGTACATCAGGGCGTTGGCCCGCGACCTCGGCAACGGGCTGGGCGTCGGGGGGCACCTCACTGCCCTGCGCAGGACCCAGGTAGGTCCGTACACCCTTGACCAGGCCCGTACCTTGGAGGAGCTGGCAGAAGAACTCAACGTCCTGGAGATGTCCTTGGCGGCCAGGGCCCTCATGCCCAACCGGGAGCTCAGCGAAGAAGAAACCACGGAGATCTCCTTTGGCCGCCGTATTGCTGCCGGCCCCGGGGCAGGTACGTCCACGGCCGCTACGGCAGAGAACCCCGCAGCCGCGTTCGCGCCGTCGGGTGAGCTGGTAGCACTGCTGGCGGACGCCGGCAGCTTTGCGAAGCCGGTGTTGGTCTTCGCTCCGGGAACTGGGTCCGGAACCGGGCAGGGGCAATAA
- a CDS encoding YlxR family protein, which yields MAELPEHGQGPVRTCIGCRKQGSRSELVRLVAQGSGSSAVLVDVRRRMAGRGAWLHPSEKCLALAIKRRAFGRALAGAAETDAVERYLMQGTPLVEAQATTGKPSKPESGSEN from the coding sequence GTGGCTGAACTGCCTGAACACGGCCAGGGGCCTGTTCGCACGTGCATCGGATGCCGGAAGCAAGGCTCCCGGTCCGAGCTTGTCCGGCTGGTCGCCCAAGGCAGCGGTTCGTCCGCCGTCCTGGTGGATGTCCGACGCCGGATGGCCGGCAGGGGTGCGTGGCTGCACCCCAGCGAAAAGTGCTTGGCATTGGCGATCAAGCGGCGCGCTTTCGGAAGGGCCCTTGCGGGCGCTGCCGAAACGGACGCCGTCGAACGTTACCTGATGCAGGGCACGCCACTTGTGGAGGCCCAGGCCACCACAGGAAAACCGTCCAAACCTGAAAGCGGGTCAGAAAACTGA
- the rbfA gene encoding 30S ribosome-binding factor RbfA produces the protein MADPARAAKLAQRIKVVVAEALGRRVKDPRVESITVTDARVTNDLQHATIYYTVFGDEVAHADAARALEKAKGVLRQEVGRNITVRLTPTLEFVADQIPVNASNLEELLREAKRRDAEVAALAASAKHAGEADPYKGDAPEDIDEDDFDEEDTDLSGDQELDEDANR, from the coding sequence ATGGCTGATCCCGCACGCGCTGCCAAGCTGGCACAGCGGATTAAGGTCGTCGTCGCTGAGGCCCTCGGTCGTCGGGTCAAAGATCCGCGTGTCGAGTCCATCACGGTCACCGACGCCCGCGTCACCAACGACCTTCAGCACGCCACCATCTACTACACCGTCTTCGGTGACGAGGTAGCCCACGCAGATGCTGCCCGCGCCTTGGAGAAGGCCAAGGGTGTGCTTCGGCAGGAAGTTGGCCGCAACATCACCGTCCGGCTTACCCCGACGCTCGAGTTTGTTGCGGACCAAATCCCCGTCAACGCCTCGAACCTTGAGGAGTTGCTGCGCGAAGCCAAGCGTCGCGATGCCGAGGTAGCCGCTTTGGCTGCCAGTGCCAAGCACGCCGGCGAGGCCGACCCCTACAAGGGCGATGCCCCTGAGGACATCGACGAGGACGACTTCGACGAAGAGGACACTGATCTCTCCGGAGATCAAGAACTCGACGAAGACGCCAACCGCTAA
- the rpsO gene encoding 30S ribosomal protein S15, translating to MALEAAVKQSIIKEYATSEGDTGSPEVQVAVLTQRIKDLTEHMKEHKHDFHTQRGLLAMVGRRKRMLSYLKNTDIARYRALIERLGLRR from the coding sequence GTGGCACTTGAAGCCGCTGTAAAGCAGTCCATCATCAAGGAATACGCAACCTCTGAAGGCGACACCGGTTCGCCCGAGGTACAGGTTGCAGTCCTGACCCAGCGGATCAAGGATCTGACTGAGCACATGAAGGAGCACAAGCACGACTTCCACACCCAGCGCGGTCTGCTGGCCATGGTTGGTCGTCGCAAGCGCATGCTTTCCTACCTGAAGAACACCGACATCGCCCGCTACCGTGCGCTCATCGAGCGCCTCGGCCTGCGTCGCTAG
- a CDS encoding bifunctional riboflavin kinase/FAD synthetase: MVHIWNDPTEVPRDFGATVVTIGNFDGVHRGHQHVLAQLTDTAKRHNIPSVAVTFDPHPAQVHRPDSAPELIMGLQDKLEALADTGVDAVLVMKYTLDLAAMTPLEFVREVLLDGLHAAHLVVGHDLRFGAGNAGDVLTMQELGDQLGFSVQVVNEYGAGGFPVHDDGDTDRRCSSTWVREALSEGDVVTAAAVLGRPHRMRGEVVHGAARGRDLGFPTANLSHDSTGYVPADGIYAGWLIDQSGTRWPAAISVGSNPTFDGVSRQVEAHVIDRPEENVEDFDLYDQTVAVEFTQRLRGMVAYRGPEALVEQMCLDVAQAHELLGQS; the protein is encoded by the coding sequence ATGGTCCACATCTGGAACGATCCCACTGAAGTCCCCAGGGACTTCGGAGCTACTGTCGTCACCATCGGAAACTTTGACGGTGTCCATCGCGGACACCAGCATGTCCTGGCGCAACTGACTGATACCGCCAAGCGGCACAACATCCCATCGGTAGCAGTGACCTTTGATCCCCACCCCGCCCAGGTCCACAGGCCGGATTCTGCCCCGGAATTGATCATGGGGCTCCAAGACAAGCTGGAAGCCCTGGCGGACACCGGCGTCGATGCCGTACTGGTCATGAAGTACACCCTGGACCTGGCGGCCATGACGCCGCTGGAGTTTGTGCGCGAGGTCCTCTTGGACGGGCTGCACGCCGCTCACCTGGTGGTGGGCCATGACCTCCGTTTCGGCGCGGGCAATGCCGGCGATGTCCTCACCATGCAGGAGCTGGGGGACCAGCTCGGTTTCAGTGTTCAGGTAGTTAATGAGTACGGCGCGGGAGGCTTCCCGGTCCACGATGACGGCGATACCGACCGCCGCTGTTCCTCCACCTGGGTGCGGGAAGCTTTGTCTGAGGGAGACGTCGTGACTGCCGCCGCGGTATTGGGCCGGCCCCACCGCATGCGCGGGGAAGTCGTCCATGGCGCCGCCCGTGGCCGTGACCTCGGATTCCCCACCGCCAACCTTTCCCACGATTCCACGGGCTATGTTCCTGCGGACGGAATTTATGCCGGCTGGTTGATCGACCAGTCCGGAACCCGGTGGCCCGCTGCGATTTCCGTGGGTTCCAACCCCACGTTCGATGGCGTCAGCCGTCAGGTGGAAGCCCATGTGATCGATCGTCCCGAGGAAAATGTGGAGGACTTCGACCTCTACGACCAAACCGTAGCCGTTGAATTCACCCAGCGCCTCCGGGGCATGGTGGCGTACCGGGGACCCGAGGCATTGGTTGAGCAAATGTGCCTGGATGTCGCCCAGGCGCACGAGCTCCTGGGCCAGAGCTAG
- a CDS encoding polyribonucleotide nucleotidyltransferase, with translation MEGPEIQFSEAIIDNGRFGKRVIRFETGRLAKQAAGASMVYIDEDTALLSATTAGKQPREGFDFFPLTVDVEERMYAAGRIPGSFFRREGRPSTEAILACRLMDRPLRPAFVKGLRNEVQIVVTVLAINPDELYDVVAINASSMSTQLSGLPFSGPIGGVRVALIADEQGSQWVAFPKHSQLENAVFNMVVAGRITGDDVAIMMVEAEATDNSWNLIKEQGATAPTEEVVSEGLEAAKPFIKALCEAQADLAARAAKPTVEFPVFLDYQDDVYAAVEAAAADKLAAVFQIADKQDRDTASDELKDEVLGALAGNFEGREKELSAAFRSVTKQVVRQRILKDQIRIDGRGLTDIRQLTAEVEVLPRVHGSAIFERGETQIMGVTTLNMLKMEQQIDSLSPVTRKRYMHNYNFPPYSTGETGRVGSPKRREIGHGALAERALVPVLPTREEFPYAIRQVSEALSSNGSTSMGSVCASTLSMLNAGVPLKAAVAGIAMGLVSDQVDGQTRYAALTDILGAEDAFGDMDFKVAGTSEFVTAIQLDTKLDGIPASVLAAALKQAREARLHILEVINAAIDTPDELSEFAPRVIAVKIPVDKIGEVIGPKGKMINQIQEDTGADISIEDDGTVYIGATNGPSADAARSAINAIANPQVPEIGERYLGTVVKTTTFGAFVSLTPGKDGLLHISELRKLANGKRVDNVDDVVSVGQKVQVEITKIDDRGKLSLSPVVAEEDGAAAEDAPAEAAEESAE, from the coding sequence ATGGAGGGTCCCGAAATCCAGTTCTCCGAAGCCATTATCGACAACGGTCGTTTCGGCAAGCGAGTCATTCGCTTCGAAACCGGCCGCCTTGCCAAGCAGGCAGCCGGCGCTTCGATGGTCTACATCGACGAAGACACCGCCTTGCTGTCCGCAACCACCGCAGGCAAGCAGCCGCGCGAAGGTTTCGACTTCTTCCCGCTGACGGTTGACGTTGAAGAGCGCATGTATGCTGCCGGCCGTATCCCGGGCTCGTTCTTCCGTCGCGAAGGCCGCCCGTCCACCGAAGCCATCCTGGCCTGCCGCCTCATGGACCGTCCGCTGCGCCCGGCCTTCGTCAAGGGCCTGCGCAACGAAGTCCAGATCGTGGTCACCGTCCTGGCGATCAACCCCGATGAGCTCTACGACGTCGTCGCCATCAACGCATCTTCGATGTCCACGCAGCTGTCCGGCCTCCCGTTCTCCGGGCCGATCGGTGGCGTCCGCGTCGCCCTCATCGCTGACGAACAGGGTTCGCAGTGGGTTGCTTTCCCCAAGCACTCCCAGCTTGAGAACGCTGTGTTCAACATGGTTGTAGCCGGCCGCATCACGGGTGACGACGTCGCCATCATGATGGTTGAAGCCGAAGCCACGGACAACTCCTGGAACCTCATCAAGGAACAGGGCGCCACAGCCCCCACCGAAGAGGTTGTCTCCGAGGGCCTCGAGGCTGCAAAGCCGTTCATCAAGGCACTCTGTGAAGCACAGGCGGACCTGGCTGCACGCGCGGCCAAGCCCACCGTCGAGTTCCCCGTGTTCCTGGACTACCAGGACGATGTTTACGCCGCTGTTGAGGCCGCTGCTGCCGACAAGCTGGCTGCCGTCTTCCAGATCGCTGACAAGCAGGACCGCGACACCGCCTCTGACGAACTCAAGGACGAAGTCCTGGGTGCGCTTGCCGGTAACTTCGAAGGCCGCGAGAAGGAACTGTCCGCAGCTTTCCGCTCGGTCACCAAGCAGGTTGTGCGCCAGCGCATCCTCAAGGACCAGATCCGCATCGACGGCCGTGGCCTGACGGACATCCGCCAGCTCACCGCCGAGGTAGAGGTTCTGCCCCGCGTCCACGGTTCGGCCATCTTCGAGCGCGGCGAGACCCAGATCATGGGTGTCACCACACTGAACATGCTCAAGATGGAGCAGCAGATCGACTCGTTGTCGCCGGTAACGCGCAAGCGCTACATGCACAACTACAACTTCCCGCCGTACTCCACCGGTGAGACCGGCCGCGTCGGTTCCCCGAAGCGCCGCGAAATCGGCCACGGTGCTCTTGCAGAGCGCGCCCTGGTTCCGGTTCTGCCGACGCGTGAAGAGTTCCCCTACGCCATCCGCCAGGTATCCGAGGCCCTCAGCTCCAACGGCTCGACGTCCATGGGCTCTGTCTGCGCTTCGACGCTTTCCATGCTCAACGCCGGTGTGCCGTTGAAGGCAGCAGTTGCCGGTATCGCCATGGGCCTGGTTTCCGACCAGGTTGACGGCCAGACCCGCTATGCAGCGCTGACCGACATCCTCGGCGCCGAAGACGCTTTCGGCGACATGGACTTCAAGGTTGCCGGTACGTCCGAGTTCGTCACGGCCATCCAGCTGGACACCAAGCTCGACGGCATCCCCGCTTCCGTGCTGGCAGCAGCACTGAAGCAGGCCCGCGAAGCCCGCCTCCACATCCTCGAGGTCATCAACGCAGCGATCGACACCCCGGATGAGCTCTCCGAGTTCGCTCCGCGCGTCATCGCCGTCAAGATCCCCGTGGACAAGATCGGCGAGGTCATTGGCCCCAAGGGCAAGATGATCAACCAGATCCAGGAAGACACGGGCGCGGACATCTCCATCGAGGATGACGGCACGGTCTACATCGGCGCTACCAACGGTCCGTCTGCCGATGCAGCACGTTCCGCCATCAACGCCATCGCCAACCCGCAGGTCCCGGAAATCGGTGAGCGCTACTTGGGCACGGTCGTCAAGACCACCACCTTCGGCGCCTTCGTTTCCTTGACCCCGGGCAAGGACGGCCTGCTGCACATCTCCGAGCTCCGCAAGCTGGCCAACGGCAAGCGCGTGGACAACGTTGATGACGTAGTCTCCGTGGGCCAGAAGGTCCAGGTCGAGATCACCAAGATCGATGACCGCGGCAAGCTTTCCCTCTCCCCGGTTGTTGCCGAGGAAGACGGCGCAGCTGCCGAGGACGCTCCGGCTGAGGCCGCTGAAGAGTCCGCAGAGTAG